In Oryza sativa Japonica Group chromosome 3, ASM3414082v1, one DNA window encodes the following:
- the LOC4333134 gene encoding PLASMODESMATA CALLOSE-BINDING PROTEIN 3, giving the protein MESAAALALVLAVLLLSSTLAASDFCVCRSEQPTALLQKAIDYSCGQGADCTSILSSGGCYNPNTVAAHCSWAANSYFQKFRASGATCDFGGAATLSSSDPSFSGCTFPSSASAAGTTGLSPGVGTGTGTLSPGGGIGTGTNGTGMGSALSPPGTSNFDGAAAEAGLLPRAEPAIFFTVLLLSFLALP; this is encoded by the exons ATGGAGTcagcggcggcgttggcgtTGGTTCTTGCGgtgctcctcctctcctccaccctCGCGGCTTCAG ATTTCTGCGTGTGCCGGTCGGAGCAGCCGACGGCGCTGCTGCAGAAGGCGATCGACTACTCGTGCGGGCAGGGGGCGGACTGCACGTCCATCCTCTCCAGCGGCGGCTGCTACAACCCAAACACCGTCGCCGCCCACTGCTCCTGGGCCGCCAACAGCTACTTCCAGAAGTTCAGGGCCTCCGGCGCCACCTGCGacttcggcggcgccgccaccctctcctcctccgacccca GTTTCTCTGGATGCACTTTCCCTTCCAGTGCCAG TGCTGCTGGGACAACTGGCTTGAGCCCTGGAGtcggcaccggcaccggcacctTGAGCCCCGGAGGCGGCATCGGAACCGGCACCAATGGCACCGGGATGGGGAGCGCCCTGAGCCCGCCGGGCACGAGCAACttcgacggcgcggccgcggagGCCGGCTTGCTCCCGAGGGCTGAGCCGGCCATCTTCTtcaccgtcctcctcctctcgttCTTGGCATTGCCATGA
- the LOC4333131 gene encoding erlin-2-B, with product MSDGSVESPSLHRTPPPPSPSPSLSLSRSQQQTPRGRQPPPPGADPVAFAVVAFVAICFVLISFSAPSSILHQVPEGHVGVYWRGGALLETITPPGFHVKLPWITQFEPIQVTLQTDQVRNIPCGTKGGVMISFDKIEVVNRLHKEFVHETLLNYGVHYDKTWIYDKIHHEINQFCSAHSLQQVYIDLFDQIDETMKEAIQRDCTRYAPGIEIISVRVTKPNIPDSIRRNFELMEEERTKALIAIEKQKVAEKEAETQKKIALSEAEKNAQVSKILMEQKLMEKDSSKRQQQIDNEMFLAREKALTDANYYRITKEAEANRLKLTPEYLELRFIESIANNSKIFFGEKIPNMIMDQRMLRNYLDNGSTKDHLEI from the exons ATGTCGGACGGCAGCGTCGagtcgccgtcgctccaccgcacgccgcctccgccctccccgTCGCCGTCACTCTCGCTCTCGCGCTCCCAGCAGCAGACCCCGCGGGGCCGCCAGCCGCCCCCGCCCGGCGCCGACCCCGTCgccttcgccgtcgtcgccttcgtcgccATCTGCTTCGTGCTG ATTTCATTTTCGGCACCGTCAAGCATTCTACATCAAGTCCCTGAAGGACATGTTGGGGTGTACTGGAGAGGAGGTGCTCTTTTGGAAACAATCACTCCACCAG GTTTTCATGTGAAGCTGCCTTGGATAACCCAATTTGAGCCAATACAGGTTACTCTTCAAACAGACCAG GTCAGAAATATTCCTTGTGGAACAAAAGGTGGAGTCATGATCAGCTTTGATAAGATCGAG GTTGTCAACCGCCTCCATAAAGAGTTTGTGCACGAAACCTTACTCAATTATGGTGTGCATTATGACAAGACATGGATCTATGACAAAATTCATCATGAGATAAACCAGTTCTGTAGTGCCCACAGTTTGCAGCAAGTTTACATCGACTTGTTTGATCAG ATTGATGAAACGATGAAAGAAGCTATTCAAAGAGACTGTACACGCTATGCTCCTGGTATTGAGATAATCAGTGTTCGTGTTACAAAGCCGAACATACCTGATAGCATTAGGAGAAATTTTGAACTTATGGAGGAGGAGCGTACAAAG GCATTGATTGCCATTGAGAAGCAAAAGGTAGCAGAGAAGGAAGCAGAAACGCAGAAGAAAATTGCACTATCTGAAGCAGAGAAGAATGCACAGGTGAGCAAGATCCTCATGGAGCAGAAGCTTATGGAAAAGGACAGCTCCAAGAGGCAGCAACAGATTGATAATGAAATGTTCCTTGCCCGAGAGAAAGCTCTTACAGATGCGAACTATTACAG GATAACGAAGGAAGCAGAGGCCAACAGGCTTAAACTTACACCGGAGTACCTTGAGCTGAGGTTCATTGAATCAATCGCCAATAACTCGAAGATATTCTTTGGTGAAAAG ATTCCAAACATGATCATGGATCAAAGGATGCTTAGGAATTACCTCGACAATGGTTCCACCAAGGACCATTTGGAAATATAG
- the LOC9266575 gene encoding probable acylpyruvase FAHD1, mitochondrial, with protein sequence MAAAAAAAAQRLLAASTKIIGVGRNYVAHAKELGNPVPKEPLLFLKPTSSFLHAGVAGAAIEVPGPVESLHHEVELAVVLSQRARDVPEASAMDFVGGYALALDMTAREFQSAAKSAGLPWTLCKAQDTFTPISAVIPKSAVANPNDLELWLKVDDELRQKGSTSDMIFKIPSLISYISSIMTLMEGDVILTGTPEGVGPVRPGQKIKAGITGLVDVEFDVQKRKRSFST encoded by the exons atggcggcagcggcggcggcggcggcgcagaggctCCTGGCGGCCAGCACGAAGATCATCGGGGTCGGCCGCAACTACGTCGCCCACGCCAAGGAGCTCGGGAACCCCGTCCCCAAG GAGCCGCTGCTGTTCCTGAAGCCCACCTCGTCGTTCCTCCAcgcgggcgtcgccggcgccgccatcgaAGTGCCGGGGCCGGTCGAGTCGCTGCACCACGAGGTCGAGCTCGCCGTCGTTTTGTCCCAGCGCGCGCGCGATGTCCCCGAGGCATCTGCCATGGACTTCGTCGGAG GTTATGCGCTTGCTTTGGACATGACAGCAAGAGAATTTCAATCTGCTGCTAAG TCTGCGGGTCTTCCTTGGACTTTGTGTAAAGCACAGGACACCTTCACTCCAATTAGTGCAGTG ATTCCAAAATCAGCTGTCGCTAATCCTAATGATCTAGAGCTCTGGCTAAAG GTTGATGATGAACTTAGGCAGAAGGGATCTACGAGTGATATGATATTTAAGATACCATCTCTAATCAGTTATATCAGTTCCATCATGACATTAATGGAGGGTGATGTTATATTGACCG GTACTCCTGAGGGTGTAGGCCCAGTACGACCAGGACAGAAGATCAAAGCTGGTATAACCGGCCTCGTTGATGTTGAGTTTGATGTTCAGAAGCGCAAACGGTCATTTTCTACTTAA